In Cydia amplana chromosome 2, ilCydAmpl1.1, whole genome shotgun sequence, the following proteins share a genomic window:
- the LOC134655576 gene encoding uncharacterized protein LOC134655576 has protein sequence MLAELQSIRDRLNKLREDIVKLGPDRRRKEIGRKKLDESNELYNRAADIVSQLQEQTEKYKASELELANTHINDIADTYSRIKIALNYFDTESQTEEKMAKPSFDVKTAIALLPVMTGQEDTTKQLIDGILMYSSIINSETQQVLIEFVLKTRLSSSAKLRLKTSYTSVELLIADMRTFLLPKKSSESIQAQLYRARQGRRTIEAFGAEIEDLFVNLTISQADGNDSRYDVLRPLNEKSAIKRFADGLADPKLSTIISSRQFTSLPEAIRTAIDEHSSSPRQDQVLHYGSGHSRNNYGNRNAHSARYNRNRGRNFNAGDKLTTTNLLEHKINLKENASPVYVKPYRIPHALRKELQTQIQDMLDNDIIEETTSEWSSPVLRVPKKSDKLGEKKWRLVVDYRQLNNKIQDDKFPLPNITEILDSLAGSVCNACSGSPRQVSAQGSASSPWARQGNNSAPFSLKCMLRLPTTGKHARLGVISVRAPVKQLAAVQSATHVVVPLGTAQLISMGSPGEQLTAVRCCALLLSPYVFF, from the exons ATGCTAGCCGAATTACAGTCCATACGCGacagattaaataaattaagagaAGATATTGTAAAGTTAGGTCCAGACAGGCGACGGAAAGAAATAGGTAGGAAGAAACTAGACGAATCAAACGAATTATATAATCGCGCGGCGGATATTGTGTCTCAGTTACAGGagcaaacggaaaagtataAAGCTTCAGAATTAGAGTTAGCTAATACGCATATAAACGATATTGCCGACACTTACAGTAGGATAAAGATAGCGttaaattattttgatacaGAATCACAAACAGAGGAAAAAATGGCTAAGCCCAGTTTTGATGTCAAGACGGCCATCGCCTTGTTGCCCGTCATGACGGGGCAGGAGGATACCACTAAGCAGTTGATAGACGGCATTCTAATGTACAGTTCCATTATTAATAGCGAAACTCAACAGGTTTTAATAGAGTTCGTCCTGAAAACAAGACTCTCATCTAGCGCTAAGCTCAGATTAAAGACGTCATATACTAGCGTAGAATTACTTATCGCGGATATGCGTACATTCTTACTACCTAAAAAATCGTCCGAATCGATTCAGGCTCAACTGTACAGAGCTAGGCAAGGTAGGAGAACTATAGAGGCATTCGGAGCCGAGATCGAGGATCTTTTTGTCAATCTGACCATATCCCAGGCCGACGGTAACGATAGCAGGTACGATGTACTTCGTCCACTGAACGAGAAATCAGCCATTAAACGGTTTGCAGACGGTTTAGCAGATCCCAAGTTAAGTACCATAATATCATCTAGGCAATTTACGTCACTGCCCGAAGCGATCAGGACGGCCATTGACGAGCACAGTTCATCACCACGACAGGATCAGGTCCTACATTATGGGAGCGGACATTCCCGTAATAATTACGGGAACCGGAATGCCCACTCTGCGCGTTACAATAGGAATAGGGGTAGAAATTTTAACgcag GCGACAAGCTTACTACAACAAACTTGCTGGAGcacaaaattaacttaaaagaAAATGCCAGCCCAGTATACGTAAAGCCTTACAGGATACCACACGCCTTACGCAAAGAACTCCAAACTCAGATCCAAGATATGCTAGACAACGACATAATTGAAGAGACTACTTCCGAGTGGTCCAGTCCAGTTTTGCGTGTTCCCAAAAAGAGTGATAAGTTAGGAGAAAAGAAATGGAGATTAGTTGTCGACTATAggcaactaaataataaaatacaggaTGATAAATTCCCATTGCCCAACATAACAGAAATATTAGATTCCCTAGCAG GATCAGTCTGCAACGCATGTTCTGGTTCCCCTCGGCAGGTAAGCGCGCAGGGCTCAGCGTCATCTCCATGGGCTCGCCAGGGGAACAACTCGGCACC GTTCAGTTTGAAGTGCATGCTGCGGCTCCCCACGACAGGTAAGCACGCACGGCTCGGCGTCATCTCGGTGCGCGCGCCAGTGAAACAGCTCGCCGCC GTTCAGTCTGCAACGCATGTTGTTGTTCCCCTGGGCACGGCTCAGCTCATCTCCATGGGCTCGCCAGGGGAACAACTCACCGCCGTAAGGTGCTGCGCATTGCTGCTCTCGCCATATGTCTTCTTCTAA